The Halomonas qaidamensis genome includes the window AGGAGCCACCGTTATTGGCCTGTGCCCGAGTGACTCGCCGCTGGCCAGCGAAGTGAGCCTGCCGCTGTACATCGACGTGCATGAAGATACCGAAATCTACACACCGCTTAGCTCACGAATCGCCCATTTGGTACTGATTGACGTCCTTGCCGTTGGCGTTGCCAAAACGCGTGGCCCAAAGCTTGCTGAACAACTGAAAGCCGTCAAGAAGAGCCTGAATACGCTGCGTTACCCCGAAGAGTCGTAGTGCCTATCGACTGTATGCACAGCCAGTTCGCTGGCTGTGCTAAACTGGCCGCCCATTTTTCGAACCGGCAGCGGCTTATATGGACGACGTCACGGCGATACTTGATCAGCTTAACCCTGCCCAGCGCGAAGCGGTAAGCGCGCCCCAAGGCAACTTACTGGTACTGGCGGGAGCCGGGTCCGGTAAAACCCGCGTGCTGGTTCATCGCATTGCTTGGCTAATGCAGGCTGAAGGGCTTTCACCGTATGCCTTGTTGGCGGTTACGTTTACCAACAAAGCCGCGCGGGAAATGCGCACTCGTCTGGAAGCGCTGCTGAGCATCTCCATGCGCCATGTATGGGTCGGCACCTTTCACTCTATCGCTCACCGCTTGCTGCGCACTCACTGGCAGGATGCTCGGCTACCACAGCACTTTCAAATCATCGACTCCGATGACCAGTTACGGCTGGTAAAGCGAATGCTCAAAGATTACTCCATCGATGATGAGCGCTTCCCGCCCCGTCAGGTGCAGGGCTTCATTTCTGGCTGCAAAGAGGAAGGGCTCCGCCCACATCAAGTAAACGTGGACGGCGATGGTTATCTTGGCCAGATGGTCGAGCTATATGAGCGCTATCAATTTACCTGCGAACGCGGCGGCCTAGTGGACTTCGGCGAACTACTACTGCGCAGTCTTGAGCTGTTGCGCGACAACCCGCCACTTCTCAACCATTACCGCGAACGCTTTGGTCATGTATTGGTAGACGAGTTTCAGGACACTAATACGCTGCAATATGCGTGGTTAAAGCTTCTCACCGGGCAGCAAACACCGATGACCGCTGTCGGTGACGATGACCAGTCAATTTACGGTTGGCGCGGTGCTAAAGTGGAAAATATTCGCCGCTTTGAGGAGGAGTTTCCTGATACGCACACTGTACGCCTAGAGCAGAACTACCGCTCCACTAGCGCGATTCTGGAGGCCGCTAACACGCTGATTAGTCATAACAGTGAGCGGCTAGGCAAAAACCTGTGGACTGACGGTGTCGAAGGCGACCCTATTTCTATCTACGCCGGGTTTAACGACTTAGAAGAAGCCCGCTATATCGTCGATACCATCAAAGAAAAGGTCGATGAAGGGTTTAATCGCCGCGATATTGCCATTCTTTACCGCTCTAATGCTCAGTCGCGTTTACTGGAAGAGACGCTGATCCGCCAAGGGATGCCCTACCGTATTTACGGAGGACATCGCTTCTATGAACGTTTAGAGATCAAAAATGCCCTCGCCTACCTGCGGCTACTGCTTAATCGTGATGACGATGCCTCTCTGGAGCGCGTGATTAACGTGCCCACCCGCGGGATTGGCACCCGCACGGTTGAAATTGTGCGCCATCGCGCCCGAGAGCAAAGCGTTTCACTGTGGCAGGCGCTGCACGATGCCATCCAAGACGGCACGCTAAAAGGCCGTGCAGCCAACGCCGTGCAGACATTTGCCAACCTCATTGAGCAATTAGACAACGATGCATCTGGCTTGCCACTGCATGAAATTATCGACCATGTCACCGCTCATACTGGCCTTATCGAGCATCACAAGAGCGAGCGCGGCGAAAAAGGGCAAGCGCGCGTGGAAAACTTGGAAGAACTGGTGACCGCTGCTCGCGCCTTTACCCATGGCGATGCCTTCGAAACCCCTGAAGCGGGGGAAGGAATGGCGGCGCTGGAAGCATTTCTTTCTGAAGCGGCGCTTAATGCAGGCGACCATGAAGCCGATGAGTTTGAGGACAGTGTGCAATTGATGACACTGCACTCTGCCAAAGGCTTGGAGTTCCCCGTGGTGTTTATTGCCGGCGTTGAAGAGGGCCTGTTTCCTCATAAAATGTCGATCGAAGAGCCAGGGCGACTCGAAGAGGAAAGGCGACTTTGCTATGTCGGCGTTACCCGCGCAATGCAGAAGCTCTACCTGACCCATGCCGAAACCCGCCGTCTGCACGGCAAAGAAGTGTTTCCCAGGCCATCGCGTTTTCTACGTGAACTTCCCCCCCATCTATTGGAAGAAGTCCGCCTACGTGGTCATATTTCGCGTCCCGTTACCGCTTCACGCTCAAGTTTTACGCAGCAGCGTGTTGAAAGCGACGGCGATCTGCCTGCTCTGCATGTTGGCCAGCGGGTAATGCACCCAGTGTTTGGCGAAGGCATTATTCTTAATGCAGAAGGCGAAGGAGCCCGCGCTCGGGTTCAAGTCAGCTTTGAAGGGGAAGGGGTGAAATGGCTCGTACTAGGGTTTGCCAAACTCGCCCCACTTTGATCGGTGTTAACGTAAGCGTAAAGCTGTAGGCGAGCACTTGCCCATTAAAACCTGCTTAGCGCATACTGGCTAGTGGACACTGCGCTCACTGCGCGTTAATAAAAAAACATCAGATAATTTCGGAGTTATGCCCGCCATGCAACGCCGTCAATTTCTCAAAACCGCCGGCCTCGGTGCCGCCGGTGTCGCTGCTGCGCCTTTTGTTTCCACCGCTAGCGCCAACGAAACCTACACTTGGGACATGGTCACCTCCTGGCCGAAAAACTTCCCCGCGCTTGGTACAGGTGCCAATGACTTCGCACGTCGAGTTGAGCAACTCTCCAATGGCCGCATGCGCATACGCGTACACGGCGCTGGTGAACTTGTTCCTGCACTTGAAGTGTTTGATGCAGTCGCTGCTGGTACTGCCGAGATGGGACATTCCGCGTCCTACTACTGGCGCGGCAAGGTCGCAGCCTCACAGTTTTTCACCGCGGTACCGTTCGGTATGAACACCACTGAAATGAACGCATGGCTGTATCACGGTGGCGGTCAGGAACTGTGGGATGAAATTTACGCCAACCATAACCTAAAGCCTTTTGCTGTCGGCAACACCGGCACACAAATGGGCGGCTGGTTTAAAAAAGAGATCAACTCCCTAGATGACATGCAGGGCCTGAAACTGCGTCTTCCGGGCCTTGCTGGCGAAGCCATGAACGGCATTGGCGTTAGTACTGTCAACATGCCTGGTTCAGAAATTTTTACCTCGTTGCAAACCGGCGCTCTCGATGCCGCTGACTGGGTTGGGCCTTACAATGACATGGCATTTGGTCTTCACCAAGTGGCGGATTACTACTACACCTCTGCTTGGAATGAACCAACAGCCGTACTAGAAGGCACTGTTAATCTAGACGCCTGGAATGCGCTACCTGAAGACCTTCAAGATGTTATTCGTGAAGCCGCGCGGGCCTCTAACCTCGCCATGATTAGCGAATTTGCCTATCGTAATGCCCAGGCATTGGAAACTCTGGTCGATGAGCATGGCGTTCAACTACGCACCTTCCCGGAAGATGTAATGGCGGCACTGTATGAATCTTCAAAAGAGGCCATTCAACGCCAAGTAGACAATGACGAAGAGTCACGCCGTGTTTATGAATCCTACTCAGCCTTTCAGAAAGTAGTGCGTCCGTTCAGCGATGTAGGTGAATACGCTTACCTGAAAAACCGCGATAATGTCGGTGCCTAGAGACACCACGGTCTGTTAGTAGCACTAAAAAAGGGCGCCAAGGCGCCCTTTTCATTTCTAATGATTGTCAACGTTTTCAGCCATGTACTGCACGAATACGTCCATTATCGTCTAACGCCACCATGACAAAACGTGCTTCGGTCACTTTCTGTCGCTCTTCCAAATAGCGACCATGGGGAGGACGCACCCACACCTCAACATTAATCTTAATCGAGCTACGGCCTATTTCCCGCACGCTGGTGTAAACACTTACCATTGAACCTACACGCACTGGGCTTAAAAAATCCATCGCTTCAATTGCTACGGTTGCTGTGCGGCCGCCTGCCTCTCTGCCTGCGGCCAGCTCGGCGGCTTGGTCCATTTGATTAACTAGCCAGCCACCCGGAATATCACCATAGAGATTGGTATCTTGCCGAGAAGCCAGTAACTTTAAGGTGAGCTGCCCCTGCGGAGCAGGTACATCGTCTAAATCAGTATCCAGCGGTGTCATAAGGTAGTCGCTTCAAAAGGTTATTGTTGTGATGTTGCTGCATCGCAATAGGCTGGTAATAGTTAATCACAAGAGGGGTGTCGTTTGAAGCGTTACAATTTACGACGAACGAGGAAATATCGGTTGCTGCTGATTGTCATTGGTTGGCTTCTAATGACAAGTAACTTTGCCTGGAGCCAGCCAGCCTCGGTGAGCGGCACATTAGGTGCTGTCGGTTCTGACACCATGGCAGGGTTGGTGCTGCGCTGGGGCGAAGCCTTAAACGCTCGCTATCCAGATATTAACCTGCAGTTTCAAGCTGGCGGCTCAGCTAGTGCACCGACTGCCCTGGTGGCTGGTACAACTCGACTAGGTCCTATGTCGCGCCCAATGAGCGAAGCAGAACGCCAGCAATTTATTGACCGCTACGGCTATCCACCGCTTGAACTTCGCGTTGCCCAGGATGCATTAGTCGTGGTGGTGCATCGCCATAACCCGCTGGACACCCTGACACTCCAACAAGTCGATGCCATTTTTTCAACTAGCCTCGCTTGCGGTGCTCCCCAGCCCATCCGGCGTTGGAGCACACTGATAACAGCAACAGACTGGCCCTATGGCCAAATAGCTCCGCATGGTCGAAATCTAGCATCAGGAACCTATGGACTCTTCCAAGAAAAAGCTCTTTGCAACGGCGAGTTCAGGCGCGATATCAGCGAACACCTAGGCTCGTCAGCGGTCATCGCTGCTGTCGGTGAATCCTTCAACGCCATAGGCTATGCAGGCTATAACCATCTGAATTCCATGGTACGTGCACTTCGCCTAGTAGATGAGCACGGCACCGCTATTGCGCCTGACGAACGCTCCATACAACAGGGAAACTATCCATTGTCACGCGACCTCTATCTTTACGTTAATCTGCCTCCCAGCGAATCACTACCGCCCGTGGAACAAGCCTTTCTATCGCTTATTTTTTCCGACGCAGGTCAGCAGATTGTTAAAGCAGCAGGCTTTGTGCCGCTCCCTAAACGCCTACGCGATGCTCAGCGCCAACGCCTGTGAGCTGTCATTTAATTGTCACAAACAAACGATAGGGTAAGGAGACTCGACCATGCATGCTTATTTTTGTGACGGCTTTCGCTTTTCTATGATGTCGACATGACTCCTCCTCGGCTACCCTTTTCGCGTCAGCCGCTGCGCCACATGCAAGACAGACTTGCCACTGGGCTTATTACCGCCGGTGGTATTGGTGTCTTATTGGCCATTTTAGCGATTGGCATTTTCCTAATATGGGAAACGCTACCGCTGCTCGCTTTTGGCGACACAGTCTCTCTCAATAAACTTTCGCCCCTGGCCTGGGGCACGTTAAAAGCCGCACTGGCTGCCATGCTATTCGCAACACCCATTGCCCTGGGTGCAGCGATGTACTCAGCGCTATTTATGTCAGCACGTCTTCGTAGCCGTTTAAAGCCAACGCTTGAACTGATGGAAGCGGTACCTGGTGTTGTCATTGGCTTTATTGCCGGTTTACTACTCGCCCCTTGGGTAGAGCGACACCTGGCCAGCACCCTACTAATCATCATTTGGTTACCACTTAGCGCCGTCTTTGCGGGGTACCTGTGGCACCGGATTGCTGCCCGCTTTCGCCAGCGGCTGCCGCTTTCCTGGGCTGGTTTATGGCTTCTTCCCTGGCTGGCCGGCATGACGGTTCTGGCTATGTGGATGGCTCCCCTTATCGAGCAGCATTGGCTTGGCGGCGATCTGCGTCGTTTGTTGGATCAACGTTACGGTCTTGATTACGCCACGCGAAATGCATTAATTGTAGGCATTGCCATGGGGTTTGCGGTGATACCCAGCATTTATTCGCTTGCAGAAGATGCGCTCGCGGATGTGCCCCCTACTTTAATGGAAGGCGCCCAAGCACTAGGGGCTAGTCGCTGGCAAGCGCTTTGGAAAGTTGCCCTACCCACTGCAGCGCCCGGCGTTTTTTCAGCCGTGATGATTGGTGCTGGCCGCGCCGTTGGCGAAACCATGATTGTCTTAATGGCCAGCGGCAACACCGCACTCTTTAGCGCCAGTCCGTTTGAAGGTCTACGTTCACTATCAGCCTCTATCGCCATTGAACTTCCCGAGGCATCACCGGGTGGGTTGACCTACCACTTGCTGATAATGGCAGCACTGGCCTTATTCATTTTTACTTTTGTGGTGAACACGTTAGCTGAAATAGTCAGGCAACGCCTGCGCCGACGCTATCAACGCTTAGGAGGCACACGCTAATGCATTGGCAGCGTGTTGGCTTGTCAAAAAGCAGTTTTTCAAACATAAACGGTAGCGGGCTCTGGCCGTGGCTTTGTGCTGCCTGTGTGTCGCTTTCGTTATTAATGTTGGCATCATTAATAACGCTATTGGCGGTTCGCGGGCTAGGCCATTTTTGGCCAGCATCTCTTGAGGAAGTCACCCTAAATTCAGGTGAGGTTGTGATTGGACAGCCGGTACGTGAAATGGCGCTGCCTAAAGGAGCAGGGACTGAGCGGCTCTATTTCACTGGTAATCAAGAGGTGACGGGAAGCAACTGGCACTGGATTGCCATTGATGACATTAGCCAGCAGACCAAGCCAGCAGATCTTATCCGCTTAACGCGTACCCCATGGGGCGATTTTATCGGCCGTTTAACCGCTATGGAGAGTGGCGATCAACGACTAACAGACCAGGCAGCCTGGGCCTTCATCCAAGATGCGCTTGCCTTACCCGTCAACCAACGGCCCCCTGGAACGTTAGTGCTAGCTACCGCAGACGGCCAAACCCTTCGTCAACCGCTGGCGAATGTTAGCCACTTTCAATCGCCGAACGCTATGTCTTGGGGGGAAAAAACCATCGCCTGGGGGCAGCGCATCTGGCAATTTCTAAGTGAAGGCCCACGTGCTGCGAATACAGGCGGAGGTGTGTGGCCAGCCATTTTTGGCACCGTATTAATGGTCATTTTGATGTCAGTGATCGTTACCCCATTTGGAGTTCTCGCTGCTATTTACCTTAACGAAATTGCCCATCAAAACCGCTTAACACGTTTGGTACGCATTGGCGTACGAAACCTTGCAGGCGTGCCCTCGATTGTTTATGGCGTGTTTGGTCTTGGGGTATTTGTATACGGAATAGGCGGCTCTATCGATAGCTGGTTTTTTAGTGATGAGTTGCCTTCACCCACTTTTGGCACCGGTGGCCTATTGTGGGCATCGCTAACACTGGCTTTGCTCACATTACCCGTGGTGATTGTTGCTACCGAAGAAGGGCTTGCTCGCATACCCGATGCACAACGGGAAGGCGCGGTTGCACTGGGCGCTACGCGTTTTGAAATGTTGACGCGGGTTGTGCTGCCCATGGCAACACCCGCCATGCTAACCGGGGTAATTTTGGCGATTGCTAGAGCGGCTGGAGAAGTAGCGCCACTAATGTTAGTTGGCGTTGCTAAGTTAGCGCCTCAAATGCCTGTAGATGGCGACTTTCCCTACCTTCATCTAGAGCGCAAATTTATGCACCTCGGCTATCATTTATTTGATACTGCCTTTCACGGTGAAGATGTACAGGCTGCCATTCCCTTGGTTTTCGCTACCGCGCTACTACTGGTGTTAATTGTGCTAGTGCTTAACCTAACTGCCATATTTCTGCGTCATTATCTAAGGCGTCAGCGAGGAAACGAATGTTAGCGTCCTTATCGTCCGACAAGGTGGCTCCAACACCCGTGACGCATTTTTCAGCTGAACAACGCTGTTTGAGCATTCACCACTTTCACCTCGCTTATGCGGGGAAAATGGCGTTAAACGACCTAACGTTAGACCTACCGCGCCACAGCGTAACGGCCTTTATTGGCCCCTCTGGCTGCGGTAAATCAACGCTGTTGCGCGCAATCAATCGGCTACACGACCTTAATGAATCGGTAACACATAGCGGCCATATTCAGCTTGAAGGACAAGATATTCATGCACCAGACATGAATGTCACCGAGTTGCGGCGGCGCGTTGGGATGGTGTTTCAGACGCCAAACCCTTTCCCTATGTCGATTTATGAAAACGTTGCCTTTGGCCTACGTTTACAACAGCGTTTACCCAAGCGAAAAAGAGACGACATCATCGAATGGGCTCTAACATCGGCAGCGCTATGGGATGAGGTAAAAGATCGGTTACATCGCTCGGCGTGGCAGCTATCCGGAGGCCAACAACAGCGCCTAGTCATTGCTCGTACGCTGGCCGTGCAGCCAGATGTGTTGCTACTCGACGAACCAGCGTCAGCGCTAGACCCTATCTCAACCTTAAAAATCGAAGAGCTAATCCGTAACCTAAAGTCACAGCTAACACTGGTGCTGGTTACCCACAATATGCAGCAAGCCGCGCGGGTTTCTGACTACACGGCTTTTTTGCAGCACGGTGAACTCATTGAGTACGGGCCAACGGATCAAGTGTTCACCAACCCGCGTTTACAACGCACCGAAAACTACATCACCGGCCGCATTACCTAGGCCCTAAAGACATTACGTCAGGAGTGCTCAATGGATATTACGAGCGATACCCACAGCCAGCATATCTCTCGCCAATTCAACCAAGAATTGGAAGAGCTAAAAACCCACCTGATGGCCATGGGCGGCCTGGTGGAAAAACAAGTGCAAGATGCAGTTTTTGCGCTACTTGAAGGCGATAGCCGTCTTGCTGAAAAAGTGCGCGATAATGATCGCCAAGTAAACGACCTGCAACTGCAGATTGACGATGAATGCACCCGCGTACTGGCTCGTCGTCAGCCAGCGGCTTCCGATTTGCGCTTGGTGCTAGCGGTGATTCGCGCAACATCTGACCTTGAGCGCATCGGCGACGAAGCCAGCAAAATTGCTCGAAATGCATTACTTTTAAGCGAAAATAGCGGCAATATTCGCGGTCTAGTAGAAGTGCGCCATATTAGCGAGCATGTGCGTAAAATGTTACGCGATGCGCTTACCGCTTTCGCGCGTTTTGATACCGAACTTGCGATGCAAGTTGTCCGCGAAGATGAGTTCGTTGACGACGAGTACGGTAGCGCCATGCGCTCACTAATGACCTTTATGATGGAAGACTCGCGTTCGATTAGCTCCGTACTTAGCATCATGTGGGTGCTACGCGCCTTGGAACGCGTGGGTGATCATGCCAATAACCTAGCTGAGTACGTCGTCTACCTAGTAAAAGGGTTAGATATACGCCACAGCGACCCCGATTCTATCGACCCGCAAGTGCTTAAAAAATCTTGACCTAGCACTCAATTCCTCCTGCAATACGCCCAGATAATTTATCTGGGCGTTTTTATAAGGAGCAGGCATGTTGGATGCGATAACAGCGCTAAGTCGTGGTACACGTCTGGTGTACACAAAGGGCTTGCGGCGCTATATTTTCCTACCCATTCTGGTCAATATCTTCGTTTATGCTGGCATGCTGAGTTTTGTAGTCAACCGCTTTTCTGGCTGGCTAGACAGCGCAATGATGATGGTACCAAGCTGGTTAGAGTGGTTGTCATGGCTCATCTGGCCTCTGTTCTTTATCAGTCTGCTGCTGGTAATCTTTTTTACCTTTACCCTGGTTACCCACTTAATTGCCGCACCTTTCTATGGATTTTTAGCAGCCAAGGTAGAACGCCAAGCGACAGGGCGTGAACCACTGGACGACCGCGGGCTAGCCAAAACCGCCGTCGACGCCTTAGGCCGCGAGCTAGTCAAACTCGGCTATATTCTGCCTCGTATGCTGATACTGTTTGTCATTAGCTGGATACCCGGCCTAAACCTGATAGCCCCTATTTTATGGATACTCTTTTCTGCCTGGATCATGGCGATTACTTATTTAGATTATCCCATGGATAACAATAAGATAACTTTTAGAGATATGCGCACACGACTATCGCAACAGTGGTGGCCCAGTCTCACCTACGGCGGATTAATTATGCTAGTGACCTGGATCCCCCTTGCCAACCTGTTCTTGATTCCCGGCGCGGTGGCAGGTGCCGTATTAATGTGGGATGACCATTACCGTGGTACGCGCGACATTACGTCTCATCGCTAATGGCCTATCTGCTATAACGCTAGCCCAACCTATTTGTTACCTTAAGGTTGTTTGGCTTACCTAGTGTTATCAAGATTAAGCATAAGCCTTGTTAAGAAACAAGGCTCCTACAAGGAATACGACCATGCTGACCCGCGCACTCTGGCTGACGGCTCTCCTCTCTAGCAGCGTCTCTTTTGCATCGGCTCACGACGTTCAAACCGACCAGTTAAGGATTGTTCACCCTTTTGCCACACCAACTCCTCCTGGCGTAGTAAACGGTGCCGCTTATCTGGATATTACAGCTCGTACAGAACCCGTCACACTAGTTGGTGCGCAGTCACCTGTGAGTGACAGTGTTGAGCTGCATGACATGCAAATGGATGGCGATATGATGACAATGCGCCATGTCAGCGCCATTGAAATCGCTAAAGATGAAACACTGACGATGCGCCCAGGTGGCGGCTATCACCTGATGTTAATGGGCTTACACCAGCCACTGGTAGAGGGTGAGCGTTTTCCCATTACGTTAGAGTTTGCTCAACAAGACGACATTGAAATAGAGGTTTGGGTACAAGATGCCCAGCAAGGAAGCACAGATGCTGATCAC containing:
- the uvrD gene encoding DNA helicase II: MDDVTAILDQLNPAQREAVSAPQGNLLVLAGAGSGKTRVLVHRIAWLMQAEGLSPYALLAVTFTNKAAREMRTRLEALLSISMRHVWVGTFHSIAHRLLRTHWQDARLPQHFQIIDSDDQLRLVKRMLKDYSIDDERFPPRQVQGFISGCKEEGLRPHQVNVDGDGYLGQMVELYERYQFTCERGGLVDFGELLLRSLELLRDNPPLLNHYRERFGHVLVDEFQDTNTLQYAWLKLLTGQQTPMTAVGDDDQSIYGWRGAKVENIRRFEEEFPDTHTVRLEQNYRSTSAILEAANTLISHNSERLGKNLWTDGVEGDPISIYAGFNDLEEARYIVDTIKEKVDEGFNRRDIAILYRSNAQSRLLEETLIRQGMPYRIYGGHRFYERLEIKNALAYLRLLLNRDDDASLERVINVPTRGIGTRTVEIVRHRAREQSVSLWQALHDAIQDGTLKGRAANAVQTFANLIEQLDNDASGLPLHEIIDHVTAHTGLIEHHKSERGEKGQARVENLEELVTAARAFTHGDAFETPEAGEGMAALEAFLSEAALNAGDHEADEFEDSVQLMTLHSAKGLEFPVVFIAGVEEGLFPHKMSIEEPGRLEEERRLCYVGVTRAMQKLYLTHAETRRLHGKEVFPRPSRFLRELPPHLLEEVRLRGHISRPVTASRSSFTQQRVESDGDLPALHVGQRVMHPVFGEGIILNAEGEGARARVQVSFEGEGVKWLVLGFAKLAPL
- a CDS encoding TRAP transporter substrate-binding protein, with amino-acid sequence MQRRQFLKTAGLGAAGVAAAPFVSTASANETYTWDMVTSWPKNFPALGTGANDFARRVEQLSNGRMRIRVHGAGELVPALEVFDAVAAGTAEMGHSASYYWRGKVAASQFFTAVPFGMNTTEMNAWLYHGGGQELWDEIYANHNLKPFAVGNTGTQMGGWFKKEINSLDDMQGLKLRLPGLAGEAMNGIGVSTVNMPGSEIFTSLQTGALDAADWVGPYNDMAFGLHQVADYYYTSAWNEPTAVLEGTVNLDAWNALPEDLQDVIREAARASNLAMISEFAYRNAQALETLVDEHGVQLRTFPEDVMAALYESSKEAIQRQVDNDEESRRVYESYSAFQKVVRPFSDVGEYAYLKNRDNVGA
- a CDS encoding acyl-CoA thioesterase gives rise to the protein MTPLDTDLDDVPAPQGQLTLKLLASRQDTNLYGDIPGGWLVNQMDQAAELAAGREAGGRTATVAIEAMDFLSPVRVGSMVSVYTSVREIGRSSIKINVEVWVRPPHGRYLEERQKVTEARFVMVALDDNGRIRAVHG
- a CDS encoding PstS family phosphate ABC transporter substrate-binding protein; this encodes MKRYNLRRTRKYRLLLIVIGWLLMTSNFAWSQPASVSGTLGAVGSDTMAGLVLRWGEALNARYPDINLQFQAGGSASAPTALVAGTTRLGPMSRPMSEAERQQFIDRYGYPPLELRVAQDALVVVVHRHNPLDTLTLQQVDAIFSTSLACGAPQPIRRWSTLITATDWPYGQIAPHGRNLASGTYGLFQEKALCNGEFRRDISEHLGSSAVIAAVGESFNAIGYAGYNHLNSMVRALRLVDEHGTAIAPDERSIQQGNYPLSRDLYLYVNLPPSESLPPVEQAFLSLIFSDAGQQIVKAAGFVPLPKRLRDAQRQRL
- a CDS encoding ABC transporter permease subunit produces the protein MTPPRLPFSRQPLRHMQDRLATGLITAGGIGVLLAILAIGIFLIWETLPLLAFGDTVSLNKLSPLAWGTLKAALAAMLFATPIALGAAMYSALFMSARLRSRLKPTLELMEAVPGVVIGFIAGLLLAPWVERHLASTLLIIIWLPLSAVFAGYLWHRIAARFRQRLPLSWAGLWLLPWLAGMTVLAMWMAPLIEQHWLGGDLRRLLDQRYGLDYATRNALIVGIAMGFAVIPSIYSLAEDALADVPPTLMEGAQALGASRWQALWKVALPTAAPGVFSAVMIGAGRAVGETMIVLMASGNTALFSASPFEGLRSLSASIAIELPEASPGGLTYHLLIMAALALFIFTFVVNTLAEIVRQRLRRRYQRLGGTR
- the pstA gene encoding phosphate ABC transporter permease PstA gives rise to the protein MHWQRVGLSKSSFSNINGSGLWPWLCAACVSLSLLMLASLITLLAVRGLGHFWPASLEEVTLNSGEVVIGQPVREMALPKGAGTERLYFTGNQEVTGSNWHWIAIDDISQQTKPADLIRLTRTPWGDFIGRLTAMESGDQRLTDQAAWAFIQDALALPVNQRPPGTLVLATADGQTLRQPLANVSHFQSPNAMSWGEKTIAWGQRIWQFLSEGPRAANTGGGVWPAIFGTVLMVILMSVIVTPFGVLAAIYLNEIAHQNRLTRLVRIGVRNLAGVPSIVYGVFGLGVFVYGIGGSIDSWFFSDELPSPTFGTGGLLWASLTLALLTLPVVIVATEEGLARIPDAQREGAVALGATRFEMLTRVVLPMATPAMLTGVILAIARAAGEVAPLMLVGVAKLAPQMPVDGDFPYLHLERKFMHLGYHLFDTAFHGEDVQAAIPLVFATALLLVLIVLVLNLTAIFLRHYLRRQRGNEC
- the pstB gene encoding phosphate ABC transporter ATP-binding protein PstB, with translation MLASLSSDKVAPTPVTHFSAEQRCLSIHHFHLAYAGKMALNDLTLDLPRHSVTAFIGPSGCGKSTLLRAINRLHDLNESVTHSGHIQLEGQDIHAPDMNVTELRRRVGMVFQTPNPFPMSIYENVAFGLRLQQRLPKRKRDDIIEWALTSAALWDEVKDRLHRSAWQLSGGQQQRLVIARTLAVQPDVLLLDEPASALDPISTLKIEELIRNLKSQLTLVLVTHNMQQAARVSDYTAFLQHGELIEYGPTDQVFTNPRLQRTENYITGRIT
- the phoU gene encoding phosphate signaling complex protein PhoU, encoding MDITSDTHSQHISRQFNQELEELKTHLMAMGGLVEKQVQDAVFALLEGDSRLAEKVRDNDRQVNDLQLQIDDECTRVLARRQPAASDLRLVLAVIRATSDLERIGDEASKIARNALLLSENSGNIRGLVEVRHISEHVRKMLRDALTAFARFDTELAMQVVREDEFVDDEYGSAMRSLMTFMMEDSRSISSVLSIMWVLRALERVGDHANNLAEYVVYLVKGLDIRHSDPDSIDPQVLKKS
- the cysZ gene encoding sulfate transporter CysZ produces the protein MLDAITALSRGTRLVYTKGLRRYIFLPILVNIFVYAGMLSFVVNRFSGWLDSAMMMVPSWLEWLSWLIWPLFFISLLLVIFFTFTLVTHLIAAPFYGFLAAKVERQATGREPLDDRGLAKTAVDALGRELVKLGYILPRMLILFVISWIPGLNLIAPILWILFSAWIMAITYLDYPMDNNKITFRDMRTRLSQQWWPSLTYGGLIMLVTWIPLANLFLIPGAVAGAVLMWDDHYRGTRDITSHR
- a CDS encoding copper chaperone PCu(A)C, whose protein sequence is MLTRALWLTALLSSSVSFASAHDVQTDQLRIVHPFATPTPPGVVNGAAYLDITARTEPVTLVGAQSPVSDSVELHDMQMDGDMMTMRHVSAIEIAKDETLTMRPGGGYHLMLMGLHQPLVEGERFPITLEFAQQDDIEIEVWVQDAQQGSTDADHHHQH